AGAGCCTTATATCGATTCCAACGGACCAAAATACAAGGAACAAAAAGAGTATACAGCTTACCTAATCAAAAAAGGAATAACAGAAGATTTATTAAGCTTTAACGTAAATAGAGTAACAAAACTTGATGATTCTATGTATAAAGTGTATACAACAGAAGAGTATGATATTTCGTACGGAGACGGATCTGTTAAATACAAAAAATTTAACAGTATTCATAAAGTAAAAGAGTTATCTGATGGAAGTCTAGGGGTTTACCAGCTTATTAGTTCAACTGAAGTAAAGTAAGAGCTACTAAATGAACCCTGAAACAGCAAAACACATAGTGTAGTAAGGAAAAACAAATAAAAAAGACGTCTTCTATGAGGAGACGTCTTTTTTATGTATTAAACCCAATACCTGGGATACTGCCGATCTTGAAATAAATTGTTATACACGGTAGAAATTAGTACAATCACACACGCACAAATCATAATAACCCCTAAAAATCCCCAGCCGGCCCCTGTGTTAATCGCTACAATTGCGCTAGCTGCAGCGGGAGGGTGAACGGTCTTGGTAAGAATCATTAAAATAAGAACAAACGCAAGTACAATCGCAATCGTAATGAGGCTCCGATGAAATAAACTCCAAATAATAAGTGCTGAAATCGTCGCAAGCAAGTGTCCTCCAAGCACGTGGCGCGGCTGTGACAAGGGACCTTTATGAGCGCCAAAGATAAGCACGCAGCTTGCACCAATCGGAGCAAGGGCCATTGGATATCCAAGCGCGAGTGCAATCGAGCTGCTGATGATAATCGCAATTAAGCCTCCTAAAGAAGAAACGACTGCATCTCTATAGTTGATTTTCGGTTCTTCTTTTAGTTCTCCTTTCATCTTTTTCGTATAAGAGCTTAAGTAAGACAGAAAGGGGCTTTTTGTTTGAGAAAAACTCTTTTCAATTTCCATTTCTTATTTCCTTTCTCTTTTGTAAGTAAAAGTCGTTTGTCAAGTTGTATGTCAGAACATCTGCTATATTAAGTTAGTTTATAAGAAAACAAGGTTTACTGGAAGAGGAAAAAAGTCTTTTTTTAGTGGAAATTTTTTTTATGAGCGAAAAGAGGCGGGATAGGCGGGGGAAAGGGTCTCTATGTGCAGTCAGGGCAAGAGAGATGTATAATGAAACGAGAGGTGACTAAATTATGTATCTAGTAGACTACCATCATCACACAAACAATTCATTTGACTCACAGGCAGTCATGAAAGAAGTGTGTGAACAAGCTGTAAAAAACGGCATCAACGAAATTTGTTTTACCGAGCACTTTTCATTAAATCCATTGGCACCAACATATGGTCATATGGATTTTGATAAATACGAACGAGAACTAGCTGAATGCAGAGATCAGTTTCAAGGGCAGTTAGTGATTAAAAAAGGAATTGAAATTTGTGAGCCGCACTATTTGAAAGAAGAATATCAAAAAACGATAAATCAAGAGAAATTTGATTTTATTTTAGGATCGGTTCACAATATTAATAACATCAAGCTTCGTAAACATTTGGAGCTGAATGATAAAGAAGCAATTTACCGCACATACTTTAACGAAATGTATAAGCTAGTAAGCGGAGCGGATATTGACGTGTTGGCTCATTTAGATTTAATGAAGCGCTACGCGTTTGAGCAATACGGCATTTATGACTTTCATCAATTCA
This sequence is a window from Priestia aryabhattai. Protein-coding genes within it:
- a CDS encoding histidinol-phosphatase HisJ family protein — its product is MYLVDYHHHTNNSFDSQAVMKEVCEQAVKNGINEICFTEHFSLNPLAPTYGHMDFDKYERELAECRDQFQGQLVIKKGIEICEPHYLKEEYQKTINQEKFDFILGSVHNINNIKLRKHLELNDKEAIYRTYFNEMYKLVSGADIDVLAHLDLMKRYAFEQYGIYDFHQFKDIFAEILKKAIQRNIGIEINTSGIRGKLGEALPALEVVGLYRDLGGEILTIGSDSHFVETVGAHMKEAVEMAKQCGFTEIYTFDQRKPKGIRI
- a CDS encoding HPP family protein; this encodes MEIEKSFSQTKSPFLSYLSSYTKKMKGELKEEPKINYRDAVVSSLGGLIAIIISSSIALALGYPMALAPIGASCVLIFGAHKGPLSQPRHVLGGHLLATISALIIWSLFHRSLITIAIVLAFVLILMILTKTVHPPAAASAIVAINTGAGWGFLGVIMICACVIVLISTVYNNLFQDRQYPRYWV